One stretch of Chloroflexia bacterium SDU3-3 DNA includes these proteins:
- the cdd gene encoding cytidine deaminase: protein MITADDAALIEAAREGRARAYASYSQFAVGAAVRTASGQIFHGCNIENAAYPATCCAERVAIFSAYAAGQRDIVALAVVADTPGPVSPCGSCRQVIFELAHDARIILANMGDAAVATTPEALLPGGFTPQDLHEGRG from the coding sequence ATGATAACAGCTGATGACGCCGCGCTGATCGAAGCGGCGCGCGAAGGGCGGGCGCGAGCCTACGCCAGCTACTCGCAGTTTGCGGTGGGCGCGGCGGTGCGAACAGCCAGCGGGCAGATCTTCCACGGCTGCAATATCGAAAATGCGGCCTACCCGGCCACATGCTGCGCCGAGCGGGTGGCGATCTTCAGCGCCTACGCCGCAGGCCAGCGCGATATTGTGGCGCTGGCGGTAGTGGCCGACACGCCAGGGCCGGTCAGCCCCTGCGGCAGCTGCCGCCAGGTCATCTTCGAGCTGGCCCACGACGCGCGTATCATCCTGGCCAACATGGGCGATGCGGCGGTGGCGACCACGCCCGAGGCGCTGCTGCCCGGCGGGTTCACCCCCCAGGATCTGCACGAGGGCCGAGGCTAG